Proteins encoded in a region of the Corvus hawaiiensis isolate bCorHaw1 chromosome 31, bCorHaw1.pri.cur, whole genome shotgun sequence genome:
- the LOC125318706 gene encoding zinc finger protein 664-like, translated as EKPHKCLECGKGFRWNSSLRVHERIHTGEKPYECGECGKGFSRSSHLIQHQVVHTREQPYGCRECGKKFKQNSTLRVHQRTHTGERPYECSECGKRFHRSSDLLVHQRIHTDERPFCCSDCGNGFKRNSNLISHQRIHTRERPYECGECGKSFSHSSNLTKHHRSQMVMDWGKDQDF; from the coding sequence gagaagccccacaagtgcttggaatgtgggaagggcttcaggtggAACTCCAGCCTTAGGGTACATGAGAGGATTCACACTGGGGAaaagccctatgagtgtggggaatgtgggaagggcttcagtcGGAGCTCCCACCTGATCCAGCACCAGGTGGTCCACACCCGGGAACAGCCCTATGGGTGTagggaatgtgggaagaaaTTCAAGCAGAACTCCACCCTGAGGGTACACCAGCgcacccacactggggagaggccctatgagtgttctgagtgtgggaagaggtttcacaGGAGCTCCGATCTCCTCGTACATCAGCGcattcacacggatgagaggcccttctgCTGCTCCGACTGTGGGAACGGCTTCAAACGCAACTCCAACCTCATCAGCCACCAGCGCATCCACaccagggagaggccctatgagtgtggggagtgtgggaagagcttctcacaCAGCTCTAacttgaccaaacaccaccggag